AATAGATTCTTAATCATTAAGTCTGCATCTTTTAAATTTAATAAAGCAGGTTTAAGCTTTATCTCACAATCCTTTAGATTAAAACTTTATTTTGATAATATTTTAACACTTTTTATTTTTTTCTTCAATAAAAAAAATTTTATATTTCTGCTTCCTTCCTATAACTATGTCCTGGCGCTATACTTAATTCATAAAATTTGTGGACGAAATCGAAATATTTGTGAAAAATTTATTTTTAATATTTATAATGCTAAATCAAATCCTTTTTTCTTATAGCTTTTATGAAAGCTTTAATCAAACTATGGTTATTTTAATAAATTTATTTATTTTAAATCTTTGAAGCCTCAGCCTTATATTGGATAAGGCAAATTATAGTAAATAATCTTTAAAAAGATTATTTTTATTTACGATAATCCTGTTTTAAATCTGAATAAATACCCCTATATTCTAAACATTAAAAAAGGCCCCCCTTAAGGAGCCTTTTCATAAAATCTTATATCATCGGTGTAGTTTATGAATACATTTTCCTTCATAAAATGTATTCGTGGATAAAGCGAGGTAGCGCATAAGTTTTACTCATACATTTTCTTTCAAAAATGTATTCGTGAACTAAATCAAGCTTGCTTGATTTAGTTCATATTATTCAGTATTTTTGCTGCTCTTATAACATTTTCCGCAAGAACGGCATTTGTAACATTGCCTACGCCTCCGGGAACGGGCGTAATATAAGACGTTTTTTCAAATATTCCATCATAATCGACGTCACCTTGAAGCTTTCCGTTTTCATCTACATTGATGCCAACGTCTATTACGATAGCTCCGTCTTTAACGAAATCCTCTGTGACAAAATGCATTTTACCTAAGGCGGCTACAAGAACATCGGCTCTTTTGCATACACCTTCGATGTTTTTCGTTCTGGAATGGCATACGGTAACAGTTGCATTCTTTCCTGTAAGCATGAGAGAAACCGGGCGACCTATAACGGCGCTTCTGCCTATTACAACGGCTTCTTTTCCTTCAAGGGTTATATTGTAATGCTCGAGGATTTTCATTACCGCCTTTGCGGTACATGGTTCAAAAGCGTTTTTATGCCCTGCGGAAACCTTACCCATATTAATGAAGCAAGAACCGTCAACATCCTTTTCTGGATTAACCAATGCTTCCAAAGCGTCACCTTCAAAGCCTTTCGGCAAAGGCCTGAATAAAAGAATGCCGTGGATTTCCCTGTCAGCGTTTATTGCTTTGAACTTTTCAAAGAAATCTTCCTTTGAAATATCTTCCGGATAAACAAAATTTCTGCATTCAATGCCCAAAGAAGCCATGAATTTGTTGGTTCCCTTTTCATAGCTCATGGAGCCCGGGTCTTCCCCTACTCTTACGGTTGCAAGAACAGGGTTTATACCCTTTTCTTTGAGAAAAGAAACATCGTCAACGATTTTCTTTTTCAGCTCGTCAGCTACTTCCTTGCCTTTCATAACAACCGGCATATTCTCTCCTCCTATGCTTAACAAAGTGAATCAATCAATGAAACAAAAACCATATATTATTTAACTTTAAAACTTTCTTTCTGTTTTAAAGCCAAATAAGTTTTCCTTTGTGTTTGCAGTAAATTCACTTGTATTTTTTCAAGTTGATTTACTCTATCTCTTGTAGTTCAACAGGGTTTTTGTGCTTCCTCAAATTCACTTTGCTTTAATTAATCCTTTTTTATGCTTCCTGAAAGCCTGCAATTACCCATAAAACGCATGCCCTTCATGGGAATGCCGAGCAAATCCTTTTTATTAATAAAAATCTGTATTTTAGTGCCTGTTGCGTTAATTAAAAGCTTATATATCTTTTCCTTTGTAAGGCTATTTTCTATAAGCTCAGAATCGGCAATGTCTCCTAAAATAGAATAGTCTGCATCGGTGTCATCCATAGGAAGAACATAGCCTTCTATTACGGAAAGAAAATCCTCTTCCATAAGCCTTTGACGGATTATGCTGGAGGTTTCTTCCTCATAATCTTTAAGAAGTTCTTCTGCTTCCCTATCGCCGTTTTTGTATTTAAAAATAAGCCCCTTATGGTAGTTTTCGTCTTCTTCCCTTAGAAAATCTGAAAGTTCATCTTTTTCCACCGGCAAAATTATCGTACCGTATAATGAAAAGCCTGCAAAATTAACCTGTCTTTTTATAAGGCCTTTTTCCCGGGAATATTCAACGCTTCTGCCGTAATCGATGAAGCTCTGCTCGTCTTTATAAAAATCCAGCCGGTTTTGCAAGGCAAATACCAACTCGTTTCCTGTGTTTTCATCTTCAAAGACAATAACGGGGCTGCCCTTATAATATTCCACAAGATATTTATTTGTCACGCTGTCAAAATCCGCCACGGCAAAGGCTTCTATACTGTCTGTTTCTATATCCTCAGTATCTTCCTTCAGATGGCCCCTTAAAATAATGCCTATATTTTTGCCGTAGAGCTTGATATATTCAACTTCAGTCTCTTTTTCTCCGGTTCCGTAAATCCGTCGTATATCGGGTGCTTCCGTTACTTCTTTCCTCAGCTGCTTTTTTACTGCATTAAGCCTCGTTCTGGTGAAGCCTACCGCCCTTAAATACGGGTCCATTAAAAACCCCCCTCTAGCCTTTCGCAATATTCAGGCGATTTGATTTATACTCAGTCAGCTTGAAAAAGAATCTTAAACTTACGCTCTTATCTTTTTTCAAGCTGGCATCCGTCTATACTTAACAAGCTTGTTAAGTATAGTTGTTCTAATAAGGCAATTATGGCCTTGTTAGAATACAATTATAATTAATTAATTTGATAATTACAAGTATATAGCTTATGGTTTCATTTATATTTGTTTTTTAATCCAGCATACTTTCAGGATATACAGGATAGCCTTCGTATAAGCTATGGGCTTCTCCATTTTGGTCTATTCGGTGCAACAGTTCATCGTAATAGTCATAGTAAAACATTTTTCCGCCTGCTGCCTGTAAATAATAAGCCTCAAAGGGATAAATTTCCGTCTCTTCCGTAAGGGTATTTAAGCTTTTAATATTAAAGTCCAAGTCAATATAATAAATCGTATCTCCTAAAAAATCAAAGGAAAATACAGAATCATAGACTAAAGGCTCTATCTCGTTTCCCAAAATATCTATTCCATGGAAGCTGTCATCACTATAGTCTATATAATATATCATTCCGTCTTTGCAGATAATATTTCTTGCCCATGCCGCTGATATAAAGCTTTCATTCAGGGTATTTACATTGATGGTGAAAAGGGCAGTTCCGCCTTCTTCATCATAGCCGAGATATATAAGCTCATCTTCCATAAAGGCCATGGCTGATGTATCTACGGGGTTAAAAAGCTCATTTTCGCTTCCGTCCATATTGGCTCTGTAAATAAAGAAACCGTCATCTAAATTGATATAATATATTTTATCATTGTGAATCTGGATAAAGGCCGCCTTTTGATTAATAATGAGAGCAGGCACCGATATTTCATTAAGGTCAATGGAAAATATATAATTATTTTCAAGAGAATTCACGAAATAAAGCGTATTGTCTTTTATCTGCATGAAGCTCGCCATAACGTCTGTTGCTATCATTTCGTAAGAGCCTTCATCGTCTTTATGATATCGTGCTATACCCCATTGTTCCCCGTCCCAATGTCTGAAATAAATAAAGTCTTCATGGGCTATTACGGTATTGTCAAAGGCTGTGTCATAATATTCATAGCTTGTATAGGCCATGGTCATGGCCATGACGTTGCCCTCTTCTAAATAGTCTTCGCTGTATTCTTCACTTTCATCAAAAGAATAATCCGTAATATATTCTTCGGCAAATTCCGTAACGTCCGTACTGTAACTTCGGGCTATACCGAAAAAGGCCCTTGCGGCAAATATAATGACGATGAAAAGTATTATAAGGCTTAGGCAGCCGCCTCCGATACAGCCTATCAGAAGTTTATTATTGTTCTTTTTCGGGGGGCTGTTATAGGATCTTGTATACATGCTGTTGTCGCTGTATATATTCTGGGGAGGATTGTTCGGCGGAAGGCCTTCAACATACTCCCCCTTTACCTCATTTACATGAAAATCTTTGTTATCCGGTGCAGGAGAAGGTATTTCCTTCTTTTTCTCTAAAGCCGGCTCTAAAGTATCAAGCCTTAAAGGGGGCTTTTCGCTGTAGTTTTCTTCTCCTACCATAGTATTGTCAAAAATAACGCTGTCTGTTAATTTGTTTAAAAAATCCTCAAGGGAAGCATAGGATACATTTGAAAAAAGGGTATCATAAAGAATGTCGTCAAGCCTTTTCGGCAGGTATCCTCCTGCTTTGGAGGGCCTTTCGAGAATATCCCCATAATTTTTGCCTGTTATAAGAGAATAAAATACATTCGCCAAATCTTCAATGCAATACATAAAGCTATAATCGCTTAAATAAAAATCATCTAAAATAACGGAATTATCCGGCATATATTTAATGTTTTCCACGGTAGGCCTGAAAAACACATTATTATTAAACATATAATTTAAAGAACGTATTAAAGGGCTTAAAAGAGAGTAAGCATTTTTATAGTTTATTTTTCCTCCCATGCCTTCGATATATTCCAAAAGATTCTTTCCTTCTGAAATTCCGTAAAATACATAATAAGTATTATTAAAAGAAAAAGCCTCTTTGACTTTTATTATTTCTTTAAATCCGATGCTCCTTATAGTATCGGAACGGCTTCTGAAATAAGAAAGGCCCTTGGTATACGCGCTTGAATTGAGTATATTGACAGTCCCATCTTCATTTCTTTCGGAAATTTCCTCAGGAAAAT
This is a stretch of genomic DNA from Anaeropeptidivorans aminofermentans. It encodes these proteins:
- a CDS encoding bifunctional 5,10-methylenetetrahydrofolate dehydrogenase/5,10-methenyltetrahydrofolate cyclohydrolase, with the protein product MPVVMKGKEVADELKKKIVDDVSFLKEKGINPVLATVRVGEDPGSMSYEKGTNKFMASLGIECRNFVYPEDISKEDFFEKFKAINADREIHGILLFRPLPKGFEGDALEALVNPEKDVDGSCFINMGKVSAGHKNAFEPCTAKAVMKILEHYNITLEGKEAVVIGRSAVIGRPVSLMLTGKNATVTVCHSRTKNIEGVCKRADVLVAALGKMHFVTEDFVKDGAIVIDVGINVDENGKLQGDVDYDGIFEKTSYITPVPGGVGNVTNAVLAENVIRAAKILNNMN
- a CDS encoding DUF3881 family protein — translated: MDPYLRAVGFTRTRLNAVKKQLRKEVTEAPDIRRIYGTGEKETEVEYIKLYGKNIGIILRGHLKEDTEDIETDSIEAFAVADFDSVTNKYLVEYYKGSPVIVFEDENTGNELVFALQNRLDFYKDEQSFIDYGRSVEYSREKGLIKRQVNFAGFSLYGTIILPVEKDELSDFLREEDENYHKGLIFKYKNGDREAEELLKDYEEETSSIIRQRLMEEDFLSVIEGYVLPMDDTDADYSILGDIADSELIENSLTKEKIYKLLINATGTKIQIFINKKDLLGIPMKGMRFMGNCRLSGSIKKD
- a CDS encoding DUF5050 domain-containing protein; amino-acid sequence: MYLKEGTEIKGYSIVNFAGRKDEAVIYEVIKNISGERLYVCEYFPEEISERNEDGTVNILNSSAYTKGLSYFRSRSDTIRSIGFKEIIKVKEAFSFNNTYYVFYGISEGKNLLEYIEGMGGKINYKNAYSLLSPLIRSLNYMFNNNVFFRPTVENIKYMPDNSVILDDFYLSDYSFMYCIEDLANVFYSLITGKNYGDILERPSKAGGYLPKRLDDILYDTLFSNVSYASLEDFLNKLTDSVIFDNTMVGEENYSEKPPLRLDTLEPALEKKKEIPSPAPDNKDFHVNEVKGEYVEGLPPNNPPQNIYSDNSMYTRSYNSPPKKNNNKLLIGCIGGGCLSLIILFIVIIFAARAFFGIARSYSTDVTEFAEEYITDYSFDESEEYSEDYLEEGNVMAMTMAYTSYEYYDTAFDNTVIAHEDFIYFRHWDGEQWGIARYHKDDEGSYEMIATDVMASFMQIKDNTLYFVNSLENNYIFSIDLNEISVPALIINQKAAFIQIHNDKIYYINLDDGFFIYRANMDGSENELFNPVDTSAMAFMEDELIYLGYDEEGGTALFTINVNTLNESFISAAWARNIICKDGMIYYIDYSDDSFHGIDILGNEIEPLVYDSVFSFDFLGDTIYYIDLDFNIKSLNTLTEETEIYPFEAYYLQAAGGKMFYYDYYDELLHRIDQNGEAHSLYEGYPVYPESMLD